In the Hippoglossus stenolepis isolate QCI-W04-F060 chromosome 14, HSTE1.2, whole genome shotgun sequence genome, one interval contains:
- the LOC124854782 gene encoding serine protease 57-like, producing the protein MYKTKSGRQIRGGTMAISFLLLLVFVLNGADGSHIVGGRDAAPHSRPYMASLQLRGRHNCGGALVREDFVLTAAHCKIDETYTVVLGVDSLSANESTKQEFRAVRSIPHPGYENHANDIMLLKLNGRAQLTAAVQLISLKTSRVATGSRCLTAGWGYIADDGTKPNTLQEVNVTTLSWRTCRRRWGSVPITRSMVCSEGERGFQGPCRGDSGGPLVCDGAAAGVVSFSGQRCGNPKTPDVYTNVSCFRAWIRKVLKRN; encoded by the exons atgtataaaaccaAGAGCGGAAGGCAGATCAGAGGAGGGACCATGGCGATCAGTTTCCTACTCCTGCTGGTCTTTGTCCTAAATG gagctgaTGGTTCTCATATTGTTGGCGGTAGAGATGCCGCCCCCCACTCACGCCCCTACATGGCTTCGCTGCAACTCCGAGGTCGCCATAACTGTGGGGGAGCGCTGGTGAGAGAAGACTTTGTGCTCACGGCAGCTCATTGTAAGATTGATGA AACATACACAGTTGTGCTCGGCGTTGATTCCCTGTCAGCTAACGAGAGTACAAAGCAGGAATTCAGAGCTGTCAGATCCATTCCCCATCCCGGGTATGAGAACCATGCAAATGACATCATGCTCCTGAAG CTGAACGGCAGAGCACAACTGACTGCAGCAGTGCAGCTGATCTCTCTGAAAACAAGCAGggtggcaacaggaagtcgctGCCTCACAGCCGGCTGGGGGTACATAGCGGATGACGGAACCAAACCCAACACGCTTCAGGAAGTCAACGTAACCACGCTGTCATGGCGGACATGTCGTAGGAGATGGGGATCGGTTCCCATCACTAGATCAATGGTTtgcagtgaaggagagagaggttTTCAAGGCCCCTGCAGG GGGGATTCAGGTGGCCCTCTGGTGtgtgatggagctgcagcaggcgTGGTCTCCTTCTCTGGCCAGCGATGCGGAAACCCCAAGACCCCTGATGTCTACACAAATGTATCCTGCTTCAGGGCCTGGATTAGGAAAGTGTTAAAAAGGAATTAG